In a genomic window of Chaetodon trifascialis isolate fChaTrf1 chromosome 8, fChaTrf1.hap1, whole genome shotgun sequence:
- the ajap1 gene encoding adherens junction-associated protein 1, translated as MWIKRSVARSPSALRPGSCVGHRVWILLAMTHLTLDFSVCSPLSQGLGIKLTPKLVPRSRPRWQPLWDTPNKLYWRPVSPFTRRLLNPIPLPQDNRAGIGPKVKGQKHRKPAHKGQVVCKECRLRYSQMETGDPLALMAEAPAASSSASRGDAVRLLLRARRQLKWDSYDKSQEGRTTTVAGFIDWGPTGTDSIDDDGKLEPNITLSTRVSTTTVATTTSTTTRLSQRTFTVVTTPEPKRLSTTKATVSFGETVKPPKPYGDTPGLAVHQIITITVSLIMVIAALITTLVLKNCCAQSGNGRHNSHQRKIHQQEESCQNLTDFTPARVPSKVDIFTAYNDSLQCSHECVRTAVPIYTDEMIQQTPVYKTAYNGNRPSPTERQLIPVAFVSEKWFEISC; from the exons TCCGTCTGCTTTGAGGCCAGGCAGCTGTGTGGGGCACCGGGTGTGGATCCTGCTGGCCATGACCCACCTCACCCTGGACTTTTCTGTGTGCAGCCCCCTCAGCCAGGGTCTGGGGATCAAACTCACTCCTAAATTGGTGCCTCGTTCACGACCTCGCTGGCAGCCACTCTGGGACACGCCTAACAAGCTTTACTGGAGACCGGTGAGCCCATTCACCCGCCGGCTCCTAAATCCTATCCCTCTACCCCAAGACAACAGGGCAGGGATAGGGCCAAAAGTCAAGGGTCAAAAGCATCGGAAGCCAGCACATAAAGGACAAGTAGTGTGTAAGGAGTGCCGGTTGAGATACTCTCAAATGGAGACAGGTGATCCTTTGGCATTAATGGccgaagctccagcagcttcatcCAGTGCGAGCAGAGGAGACGCAGTGAGGTTGTTACTTAGAGCTAGGAGACAGCTCAAATGGGACAGCTATGACAAGTCTCAGGAGGGCCGGACTACCACAGTGGCCGGATTTATCGACTGGGGACCCACAGGGACAGATAGCATAGATGACGATGGCAAACTGGAGCCCAACATAACATTGTCCACCAGGGTCTCAACTACCACAGTGGCCACAACCACTAGCACTACAACCAGGCTCTCTCAAAGGACGTTCACTGTGGTGACCACACCAGAGCCCAAGAGGCTAAGCACCACCAAGGCCACTGTCAGCTTCGGGGAGACTGTCAAACCACCAAAGCCATATGGGGACACACCAG GTTTGGCAGTTCACCAGATAATCACTATCACTGTGTCTCTCATTATGGTTATTGCAGCCTTGATCACAACACTCGTCCTTAAAAACTG CTGTGCGCAGTCGGGAAATGGCCGCCACAATAGCCATCAGCGCAAGATCCACCAGCAGGAAGAAAGCTGCCAAAACCTGACAGACTTCACCCCAGCCCGGGTGCCCAGCAAGGTGGACATATTCACTGCCTACAATGACAGCCTGCAGTGCTCACATGAGTGCGTACGGACTGCCGTGCCCATCTACACCGATGAGATGATCCAGCAAACGCCTGTTTACAAGACTGCTTACAACGGAAACAG GCCCTCCCCCACTGAAAGACAACTGATTCCTGTGGCCTTTGTGTCAGAGAAATGGTTCGAGATCTCGTGTTGA